The following proteins come from a genomic window of Misgurnus anguillicaudatus chromosome 10, ASM2758022v2, whole genome shotgun sequence:
- the lingo4b gene encoding leucine-rich repeat and immunoglobulin-like domain-containing nogo receptor-interacting protein 4b, protein MFLELCGQWGGWTVLLLWCLSLSAADLTCPQKCSCYPDTSEVNCSSKHLTGVPEGLPNNAKRLDLSGNQMKTIGRRQFSGLSNLEDLDLSENIISMIEVDAFQGLKNLQHLTIKNNRLKIIPVGVFSGLANLRRLDLSENEILVFLDYTFKDMINLQQLDAGENDLVFISQRAFVGLQALKEFNVDRSNLTSIPTEALSQLQSLTKLRLRKLTISVLPNNAFRGLNQLRTLQILQWPSLETLNSNSLVGLNLTTLVLTNCNISDVPYASLRHLVYLQYLDLSYNPITSIQGNLLGELLRLQELHLVGGNLLSIEPGAFKGLVHFRLLNVSTNRLSTLEESVFHSVGNLQTLRLDKNPLACDCRLLWVVRRRRRLDFDGRQPTCSSPNQVRRKAFRDFSEAELPVIFVCRQAQIVNRQLQDTSVVEGTSVRFDCKADGYPSPSVTWLSAQQTALSSVGRVRVLNNGSLEVRYTQVQDSGTYLCTAANAAGNDSITVSLQVEGLPQNHTASYFSDEGWMETSLPTSTNSSARVSSPYPFDAKTLIIATTMGFLSFLSSVAICFVFMFLWSQSRGQIKHTATIDFVPRSSVGGGGIGGDTGRFTMKLI, encoded by the coding sequence ATGTTCCTGGAACTGTGTGGCCAGTGGGGTGGATGGACGGTCCTGCTTTTGTGGTGCTTAAGTCTTTCAGCTGCTGACCTCACCTGCCCGCAGAAATGCAGCTGTTACCCTGATACATCAGAGGTCAATTGCTCCTCAAAACACCTGACAGGTGTGCCTGAGGGCCTGCCTAATAATGCCAAACGTCTAGACCTTTCTGGAAATCAAATGAAGACAATAGGCAGACGGCAGTTCTCTGGCTTGTCAAACCTGGAGGACCTGGACCTGAGTGAGAACATAATCTCCATGATTGAGGTAGACGCGTTTCAGGGACTAAAGAACCTACAACACTTGACGATTAAAAACAACCGTCTCAAGATCATACCTGTTGGGGTCTTCTCCGGCCTAGCCAACCTTCGCCGTCTGGATCTCAGCGAGAACGAAATCCTAGTTTTTTTGGATTACACATTCAAGGACATGATTAACTTACAACAGCTTGACGCTGGAGAGAACGACCTTGTGTTCATCTCGCAACGGGCGTTTGTCGGGCTGCAGGCGCTGAAGGAGTTCAACGTGGACCGTAGCAATCTAACCTCTATCCCCACAGAGGCCCTGTCGCAGCTGCAGAGCCTGACCAAGCTGCGTCTGCGCAAACTGACCATCAGCGTGCTCCCCAATAATGCCTTTCGTGGGCTCAACCAGTTACGAACTCTGCAGATCCTCCAGTGGCCTTCTCTCGAGACGCTAAATAGTAACAGCCTGGTGGGTCTTAACCTTACCACTTTAGTTTTAACCAACTGCAATATAAGCGACGTGCCCTATGCTTCACTACGTCATTTGGTTTATTTGCAATACCTGGACCTGTCCTACAACCCCATCACCTCCATCCAGGGCAACCTGCTGGGGGAGCTTCTCCGACTGCAAGAGTTGCACCTGGTGGGTGGGAACCTGCTAAGTATCGAACCGGGAGCCTTCAAGGGTCTCGTCCACTTTCGCCTTCTCAACGTGTCCACTAACCGTCTGTCTACACTTGAGGAAAGTGTCTTCCACTCGGTAGGCAACTTGCAAACTCTGCGGCTTGACAAAAATCCCTTGGCGTGTGACTGCAGACTGCTTTGGGTGGTGCGCCGTCGCCGGCGGCTAGACTTTGATGGTCGCCAACCTACCTGTTCCTCCCCGAATCAGGTGCGCAGGAAGGCATTTCGAGACTTTTCAGAAGCAGAGCTCCCGGTTATATTTGTGTGCAGACAAGCACAGATTGTGAACCGACAGCTGCAAGACACAAGCGTTGTGGAGGGCACGAGCGTACGGTTTGACTGCAAAGCAGATGGCTATCCATCACCTTCCGTTACGTGGCTGTCAGCACAGCAGACGGCGCTCAGCTCTGTCGGGAGAGTACGAGTGCTCAATAATGGGAGTCTGGAGGTGCGTTACACACAAGTGCAAGACAGTGGAACTTATCTGTGTACCGCAGCTAATGCAGCCGGTAATGATAGCATCACCGTGAGCCTTCAAGTTGAAGGTCTCCCGCAGAACCACACGGCATCGTATTTCTCAGATGAGGGATGGATGGAAACTTCATTGCCGACCTCAACCAACTCCTCCGCACGAGTGTCCAGCCCTTATCCCTTTGACGCTAAAACCCTTATCATCGCTACCACCATGGGCTTTCTTTCGTTTCTCAGCTCCGTGGCAATCTGTTTCGTGTTTATGTTCCTCTGGAGTCAGAGCAGGGGTCAGATCAAACACACTGCTACTATAGACTTTGTGCCACGTTCGTCCGTGGGTGGAGGTGGGATTGGTGGGGACACGGGAAGATTCACAATGAAGCTTATTTGA
- the tlr18 gene encoding toll-like receptor 18, whose translation MGTFALLPLLLSLQAFLHIKPVKLQQSCAITAEGRAADCKGLRLNNVPVTQLPACVEVLDLSFNTLQVIHKQDFLNFSHLQVLTLSFNNISLIADDAFQGNLQLQELNLFNNSLTQIPLKALESLRHLKVLDLSNNMYTQAFLGPGLLNLSQLKFLSIGGPLVSILGKFDIYVLRNFSLHKFAIKTGTGLKTYETGFFKNLRTKSLWLDIALDKTPNVLPDILKDLENKTFDVLRFRNLFEFQYYTGKQDIFYGLQRVNTQVLTFYRGKFNEQVLRMALENVAISQIKVLELLYIDFARSQNITQGSSVKNLTLERLVLSDISNPDIIRFDWRFTWLNHIRQIMIWNVNFNSVPCDSLQEMKNAKLLDISNNQLRDSYLYYPLCNNRNTLLLLETFNVSRNRLTSLFELATLTENFVMLKTIDMSYNQMQYIGNRVCNWRKTITKVIANHNSLMSNSFRCLPTSAIYLDISYSDIDQLDMDYFKKASNLTVLLLSGNKIKFIPSGWRNPFLGTLALDGNSFGLISMTSFKDMPSLRVLTAGNNPYHCTCELHTFIQETTSKGKVNITDWPKNYKCYHPERLLNTMVFKYFPGHIACDIKLVIIISVSVTALVVLAIVLVCYIFHVPWYIKATYQIIRAKYRAHKEGSDQDMNYTFHAFISYSHSDADWVREQLLPCLENARPPYRLCIHERDFLPGRWIIDNIIENIENSRKVIFVLSRSFVNSEWCNYELYFTQQRAIGKTFSDVILVLKEPIDPTSLPSKFCRLKKMLSTKTYLEWPQKPTEQYYFWVQLRSVLGKPNVIRERTASRHSRLSSVRSVSQIELPLENQRSADSKGKDEDGHQISKKTYNRSQLSDGEHA comes from the exons ATGGGAACGTTTGCTTTGCTTCCTCTGCTTCTGAGTCTCCAGGCCTTTCTGCACATTAAGCCAGTTAAACTTCAACAATCCTGTGCAATAACAGCCGAGGGGCGTGCAGCAGACTGTAAAGGTCTTCGGCTAAACAATGTGCCAGTTACACAACTTCCAGCCTGTGTGGAAGTGCTCGACCTCTCTTTCAATACCCTTCAAGTCATCCACAAACAAGACTTTCTTAATTTCAGTCATCTGCAAGTTCTCACGCTTAGTTTCAACAATATCTCACTGATTGCGGACGATGCCTTTCAGGGAAATCTTCAGCTGCAGGaacttaatttatttaataattcctTGACACAAATTCCCCTCAAAGCTCTGGAGTCGCTCAGACATTTAAAGGTTTTAGATTTATCCAATAATATGTACACACAAGCTTTTCTGGGTCCTGGTTTATTGAATTTAAGTCAGTTAAAATTTTTGTCTATTGGTGGACCCTTGGTCAGTATTTTGGGAAAATTTGACATTTATGTGTTAAGGAACTTCTCATTACACAAGTTTGCCATTAAAACCGGTACTGGTCTTAAAACTTATGAAACTGGGTTTTTCAAGAACCTCAGAACAAAAAGCTTGTGGCTAGACATAGCTTTGGACAAAACACCAAATGTGCTCCCAGACATATTAAAAGACttagaaaacaaaacatttgatgTTCTACGTTTCCGAAATCTTTTTGAATTTCAGTACTACACAGGTAAACAGGATATTTTTTACGGCCTGCAGCGTGTGAATACGCAAGTGTTGACCTTTTATCGAGGCAAATTCAATGAGCAAGTTCTGAGAATGGCTTTAGAAAATGTAGCTATCAGTCAAATAAAAGTCCTGGAACTCCTATATATAGATTTTGCACGTTCACAGAACATAACACAAGGATCCAGCGTGAAAAACCTGACTTTGGAAAGGCTGGTTCTTTC gGACATCAGCAATCCAGATATTATTCGCTTTGACTGGCGCTTTACCTGGCTCAATCATATCCGTCAAATTATGATATGGAACGTGAACTTCAACTCCGTCCCTTGTGACTCATTGCAAGAGATGAAAAACGCCAAGCTACTCGACATCTCTAACAACCAACTGAGGGACAGTTATCTTTATTACCCGCTATGTAACAACAGAAACACGTTGCTTTTACTTGAGACCTTTAATGTCAGTCGTAATCGGCTAACCAGTCTCTTTGAGTTGGCAACTCTGACTGAGAACTTTGTCATGCTGAAAACAATCGATATGAGCTACAATCAAATGCAATATATAGGAAACCGTGTCTGCAACTGGAGAAAGACCATTACCAAAGTAATCGCTAATCACAACAGCCTGATGAGCAACAGTTTTAGATGCCTCCCCACCTCGGCAATCTACCTCGATATTTCATACAGCGACATAGACCAACTTGACATGGACTATTTTAAGAAGGCTTCCAACTTGACAGTGCTCCTACTTAGCGGCAACAAGATCAAGTTCATCCCATCCGGCTGGAGGAATCCATTTCTGGGTACACTCGCTTTGGATGGAAACTCATTTGGTCTCATTAGCATGACATCTTTTAAGGACATGCCTAGCCTTCGTGTACTGACTGCAGGAAACAACCCTTATCACTGTACCTGCGAACTTCATACCTTCATACAAGAAACCACAAGCAAAGGAAAGGTGAACATAACGGACTGGCCGAAGAACTACAAATGTTACCACCCCGAGCGTCTTCTCAATACAATGGTGTTCAAATACTTTCCTGGCCATATAGCCTGTGATATTAAACTGGTTATCATCATCTCTGTGTCGGTAACAGCTCTTGTTGTACTTGCTATCGTGCTTGTGTGCTACATCTTTCATGTGCCCTGGTACATTAAAGCTACATACCAGATCATCAGAGCTAAGTACAGAGCCCATAAAGAAGGTTCTGATCAGGATATGAACTACACATTTCATGCCTTCATTTCATACAGTCACTCGGATGCAGATTGGGTCCGAGAGCAACTGCTGCCCTGTCTAGAGAACGCTCGGCCTCCTTATCGACTCTGCATCCACGAAAGAGACTTCCTTCCAGGGAGGTGGATCATCGACAACATCATTGAGAACATTGAAAATAGCCGCAAg GTCATCTTCGTGTTGTCCCGCAGTTTCGTGAACAGCGAGTGGTGCAACTATGAGCTCTACTTCACTCAACAGCGGGCCATCGGCAAGACGTTCAGTGATGTCATACTGGTCCTAAAGGAACCCATTGATCCCACCTCTTTGCCAAGTAAATTCTGCAGGCTCAAAAAGATGCTCAGTACCAAAACTTACCTGGAGTGGCCCCAGAAACCCACAGAGCAGTACTACTTCTGGGTCCAGCTAAGAAGCGTTCTGGGCAAACCAAACGTAATACGAGAGCGCACAGCGAGCCGGCATAGCCGTCTGTCTTCAGTGAGGTCGGTGTCCCAGATTGAGTTGCCACTTGAGAACCAGAGGTCTGCAGACAGTAAAGGAAAAGATGAAGATGGCCACCAGATTAGCAAAAAGACTTATAATAGAAGTCAACTGTCTGATGGAGAACATGCATAA
- the LOC129448123 gene encoding semaphorin-7A: MDNMNLFILVATTIFSMVLAEKSPRLKFTVMEAPRFQFKDPENYTSVYHQQGTDVLFLGGKEVIYKLTFSDKGVHDLKIPVVTDETTKKTCLLKSAVRKQECDNFITVIKKVGDSFIVCGTRAGSPKCWLLVNGSALTEMQEEISANEILAPFPSQRSVSLSADGSLYSALSVGAGQPGLIRRTFGSKKSLKTENKWLQNPQFAGAAVIPHIEKVKDEMYFFFSEVNNSASLDEEPYRARIGRVCMVDEGGLHNLLPSSWTTFLKARVMCGKKGTPVQYNNIKQAFVLTSDLRTGVIYGLFSNAWNATVVCAYSIEEIDRSFSSSKLRGYSAALPSPRPGTCTFKNNTAAHSQKILTVIRDHPEIEDMIWPVGEAPLDLPLQDHFTHIVADTVLAVNEEHYSVIYLGTEKGKILKVAHTIEGAFIIAEYSLFNDDSPVTNIAIDSEKGHLYVGTEQEVQRIPLADCGRYGVSCRECILSRDPYCAWDKVKNKCTAVPKDFTPGSQPLIQTLDHSNASVCGDVTAPKARSTVPKEVLVDKDGPVLLPCPVRSYHAKYRWEKDNCIKQYPCTISGSSCVLAPTPALPLKEGVFRCMAEESGLQQEVVSYKLVFNGGHLSTSLASTLGSAILLAAAAHWLL; this comes from the exons ATGGACAACATGAATTTATTTATACTGGTGGCTACTACCATTTTTTCAATGGTTTTGGCTGAAAAATCACCACGGCTGAAATTCACGGTGATGG AAGCCCCTCGCTTTCAATTCAAAGATCCAGAGAACTACACATCGGTTTACCACCAACAGGGAACTGATGTCCTGTTTCTGGGGGGGAAAGAAGTAATCTATAAGCTCACCTTCAGTGATAAAGGAGTGCATGACTTGAAG ATCCCAGTGGTGACGGATGAGACCACCAAAAAGACATGTCTTTTGAAATCAGCAGTACGGAAG CAAGAGTGTGATAATTTCATCACTGTAATTAAGAAGGTCGGTGACTCCTTCATTGTGTGTGGGACGAGAGCAGGATCTCCTAAATGTTGGCTCCTG GTGAATGGCAGTgcattgacagaaatgcaagaGGAAATATCTGCAAATGAAATCTTGGCACCCTTCCCCTCTCAGCGTTCCGTTAGCCTGTCAGCAG ATGGGAGTCTGTACTCTGCTCTGTCAGTGGGCGCAGGACAGCCCGGATTAATTCGCCGCACCTTTGGCTCCAAAAAGTCGCTGAAGACAGAGAATAAATGGTTACAAA ATCCTCAGTTTGCAGGAGCTGCTGTGATACCTCACATCGAGAAAGTCAAAGACGAGATGTATTTCTTCTTTAGTGAGGTCAACAATTCAGCTAGTCTAGATGAAGAACCATACAGAGCTCGGATAGGACGAGTCTGCATG GTTGATGAGGGAGGGCTTCACAATTTGCTGCCCAGCTCGTGGACTACGTTCCTGAAGGCACGTGTGATGTGCGGTAAAAAAGGAACTCCTGTACAGTACAACAACATCAAGCAGGCATTTGTTTTGACCTCCGACCTTCGCACTGGAGTGATATATGGCCTTTTCTCTAATGCCTG GAACGCCACTGTAGTGTGCGCATACTCCATTGAGGAAATTGACAGATCCTTTTCCTCATCGAAACTGAGGGGGTACAGCGCAGCCTTGCCTTCTCCACGCCCTGGAACg TGTACTTTTAAGAATAACACAGCAGCTCATAGCCAGAAGATCCTGACTGTGATCAGAGATCACCCTGAGATTGAAGACATGATCTGGCCAGTCGGGGAGGCTCCTCTGGACCTGCCGCTTCAGGACCACTTCACTCATATTGTGGCCGACACAGTACTGGCTGTCAATGAAGAGCATTACAGTGTCATTTATCTGGGCACAG AAAAGGGTAAAATCCTGAAGGTTGCACATACCATAGAAGGAGCCTTTATCATAGCAGAGTACTCATTATTCAACGATGATAGTCCCGTCACCAACATAGCCATTGACTCCGAAAAG GGTCATCTGTATGTTGGCACAGAGCAGGAAGTACAGCGCATTCCCTTGGCTGACTGTGGTCGTTACGGTGTCAGCTGTCGGGAGTGCATTCTGTCCCGAGATCCGTATTGTGCGTGGGATAAGGTTAAGAACAAATGTACTGCTGTCCCAAAAGATTTTACCCCTGG GTCTCAACCACTTATTCAAACTCTTGATCACTCCAACGCCTCTGTTTGTGGAGATGTTACCG CTCCAAAGGCACGTAGCACTGTCCCCAAGGAGGTGTTAGTGGATAAAGATGGACCAGTCTTGCTACCCTGCCCTGTTCGTTCTTATCACGCCAAATACCGCTGGGAAAAAGACAACTGCATCAAGCAATATCCATGCACTATCTCGGGCTCCTCCTGTGTGCTGGCACCCACCCCCGCCCTTCCACTGAAGGAGGGCGTGTTTCGCTGCATGGCGGAGGAGAGCGGTCTCCAACAGGAGGTGGTGTCCTACAAGCTGGTGTTTAACGGTGGGCACCTGTCAACCTCGCTAGCCTCCACCCTGGGCTCGGCCATCCTGCTGGCTGCTGCGGCACACTGGCTCCTGTAG